The following is a genomic window from Cryptococcus depauperatus CBS 7841 chromosome 2, complete sequence.
CATAAGGCGTGCAAACGAAGGCATAGAGGAATAGGAAGAAAGTCAAAGGTGAGCTTGAGCAAAGGATTCTGACGACTAGAACTAAGAATGTTCAGAGGCAAGGTATATAGAGCGATTCGCTCTTTGGGTCTGTATCACCACCTGTATAACATGCAAAGCATCACGGCTCCCATAATACCCTGCGCTGGGATCGTCTCAATCAAATAAATAGTCATGATCAGTGTGAAAGGCAAAATATCCGTTCTACTTGCCTTTAGCCATCCTCAAATCTAGATCATGATGATAATTGTCTGCACCTCACCAACAATCTCAGAGAAAAATTTATCAATCTTCAAGCTCTAACACTCCGACTCCAGTCAGCAACAACTCCTACTCCATGATTCcaccctcttcttcttcccaaacCTCTTACGTCGACATATGCTTCTCCTACTCGAAGGTCATCCACAGAGACTCCAACATGAGACGCAACAGCAGAGTAAgcctcttccaactcttctttgtAAGCCTCTCCACGAGAGATGGAAGCTGAAATCTGCGCATCATACGTTTCGCGGGTCATTTCAGGCGTTCCGGTTCTTAAGGCTCTGTAAATTCTGTCAGCAGATAGCCAAAATAAAGTAACTTAATATTTACCCAGCAAGAGAGCCTCCAACCCAAGTTGTCAGACTCGGAACCCACCGCGGCGCTTTCCCGCCTTTAACTCCCTTCACTTCTCCGTCGATAGGAGCAGGATCATTGAGAATAGCTATTTCATTCACCAAGCTGTGAAGTCTTCTGTAAGGCTCTTTCGTACGTTTTCTCCAGGCTCGAGCTTCTTCTCGATTAGCAGCAGGTGTGTTCAAAGGTGAGATCATCTGTTGGTGCTCTTCTGAAGTTGACGAAAATGGAAGGAGCgattgaagaaggatggtTCGGAGACGAGGGATGAGATTGGGTAAGGAAGAGACGCCGCCAATAATTAGAATCGACGAAGCAAGTTCCGATCTAAGGTCGATTGGCAACTGGATCAACTCAGCATGATACTTGTATGAAAAAAAGAGGTCTACCTTCAGGAGTGTATTCAATATGGCATGGGGTACAGACTCTCCTTCTGTTTCATCGTCATCGTCAAATAAGACTTCTGCTGCTCGTTCCCGAGCCCATCCTGGGACAATGACAGTCCCGTGGCCCCTTTGCAAATGACCGGAAGAGTCTACAGAAAAGACCatgtcagaagcagatgaagatggttgATAGCGTTTTCTAAGGGTGTGTAACAACTGGGGATCTTCGATTTCACATTTATactcttgaagaaaatCCACCTCCATCTCGAcattttgtttctcttCCGGCTCGATGAACGCCGATCCTACGAAGCAGCCTTCGGTAATTACTCTCTCAACGAAACTGTCATTCAGCAAATCCGCCGGGACGCCTTGtctcctctctcttgtAAGGTTACTGAGCGATATTGGAGGTGAAATGTATATGGCCTCATGATATAAAAGGGACTTTACTCGAGTGTGTAATTTTTTACCAGCCAGAGGAGTTGAGCGGGAGAGGGGAAAGAGTGGTCGGGAGTTGTATACCTGTAATAGTCAGCTGGGCAACAAATGTATTGGGAATTAAAAGCACAGGCGTAACACTCGTTTCTAGCCACCCTATGTCAACAACGAGTCCAGTAACTCGACCacaagaagcaagagcGAGGATGCTTGCCGGCGTAAAAGAGACAGATGGTACTCGTAGGTTGTCAAAAAGGACACGAGCAATGTGCTCTTTGATGTATGTCGGAAGAAAAGTATTTTCTGTGACGATGACTTTACGTTGCTTTGAGTCTGCCAAGAGGTGCTTAACAAATGTCTCCTTTAGTTTGTTTGCGATTCGCACTCCCGCCAGTCGATTTCCCTCAGATCGACTTTTGCGCGCACCATCCAGTGAGCCTATATCCAGATCCCATGCCTCGGTGCTGTTTGATGACGAGTCCAATGCCAAAAAGACAGCCCGTGGTTCTGGTTCCCCCGAGAAGCCGACTTTCCATATTCTTGAGCCGAGACTGCCCAAGTTATCGACCAGGTCACAAAAAGGCAAAGCATCTTACTCTAGCACAACTCTGTCTTCTATGCCATAGAGTGAATGTCTTCTGGAGCTCTTTCTTCATGTCAGCATCTCTCTCTGACAGTGGTACTTAATCTTACATAGGCAGGAGAAGCGCCAGATGGCCTTGGCCGACTTAGGCCAGCTTCAGTGGAGGAAAAAGCCGCTCTTTTTGTAGGAGTCGTAAATGGATCAAGGCTCATCAAATTGAAATTTTCTGATTAGGAGATGAACTTTTAAAGTAGAAAAGTAAAGCAAAGTAAACCGCGTCAAAAGATACACTAAACTTTATTACATCCTCCCACATATTATTTCCACATTTCGTTCCTGGCAGAATTTCAAGACCACTTGCATTTAATCTTAGTTTTTAAAGGTAACTTTTAACAGTAGTTACAAAAATgagcagaaaagaagaaatagGCGCCACTGAAAGCTCAAAACTAGTACCAAGAACAGCACCAGCCTTCACTTCTGCGCTGAAAGAGGACGAGACTGATTTTCCAAGAGGAGGTGGATCAAGTTTAACAGCGTTTGAATTCAAACAAGTGAGAGAGGAAGGcaggaaagaagcagaggagGATGTAAAGGCCTCAAAAGGggaaaaaaggaagaggcaAATGACAGAGAGACAAATCAAGAGGCTGAAGAAAAACCAGGATgcaaagaaggaggaaatgGACAAGGATACTATTCGTGTAGAGCACTTAAACCACAAGGTATATGTGCCGTGTCATATTTTGACAGTTGCTGACACTAAATAGCGTCTCGTCCCTGGCACTCGCGTTCTTGGTCGAGTCCACACCATCCACCCTCTTCATTTGATTCTCTCCCTACCCAACAATTTGCTCGCCCATGTACCTATCACTGAAATCTCCAATACACTCACACAATTACTCACTGCCGAAGAGGCCAGAGCCgtagaagatgaagaagaagaacaggAGTCAGACAATGAAGATGCGGCTCCTGACCTCGCGCAACTTTTCGTGCCAGGGCAATATATTCCCGCAAAGGTATTGACCCTATATCCAACAGCTAGTCAATCTTTTGTATCTCAATATCCATCCACAGAAACAATCAGACTTGCCGCTCGCGTCGAACTTACTCTTATTCCTGAAAAGGTTAATTCAGAAGTTTCCAAAAAGGACTTGGAAACAGGATACTTCCTTACGGGCGAAGTCAAGTCTGAGGAAGACAAGGGATGGACTGTTGGTATTGGATTAAACACAGATAAAGGTTCTTCTGTAGAAGGTTTTGTTTCTAAAGAAGAGGTGTCCAAGACTATTCCCTCAGGTACTCTGGTGCCTGGTCAGCTTCTCCCTTCTAttatctcttccatcgCCGCCGGCGGTCGAGTTTACCGTCTGTCATTGACCCATCAAGACATTATCCGCTCTCAAATCAGCGAAGTCACCACTGTTGGCTCCATCATTCCTGGCCATCTGGTGACCTCATTAATCACTGCAGTCTTGCCAACGGGCTTGAATGTCAAAGTTGCTGGCTTCTTTGATGGTACAATAGATCTGGATCACTTGCCTCTAGGAGAAAATGATGTCGAAGAGAGATACAAAAttggaaaaaaaatccGAGCTCGAGTAGTGTACGATAACCTTGCAACTAATGCTCGCACGTTTAGTCTCTCCGCGCTGCCTCATGTCCTTGACCTCACCAGCGCTACGCAAGAAGGCGATGAAATACCTCTCGAGCATGCCATTGCCATTGGCAAGACATACCAAAGTGTTAAAGTTGTGCGAATACTCAAAGATTGGGGTGTTGTAGTCAAAACTCATGACAGTCTCAATGGATTTGTTCACGTGCGTCTAATTCACAAAGGTAGGGTGATCCTAACGTTGTAACTAGATAAGTCACTTGTCCGATGAACGTGTTCCAATCTTATCCTCATCTACTCCGCAATTCAAACCTGGTACCCTTCACCGCGCCCGAGTGATTGGCCACTCTCCTATGGATGGtgtccttctcttttccttcgAACAATCCATTCTCTCCCAAACTTTTATGCAAGTCTCAGAGCTTCAAATTGGTCAAGTGCTGAAGGGTACAGTGAGGAAGTTAACCGACAAGTGTCTGTTTATCAACGTGCACGGCAATGTTGATGGGGTGGTGTACCCTAATCACTATGCTGATATTAGGCTGAAACAGCCTCAAAAGAGATTTAAACCTGGATCTCAAGTTAAAGCTAAAGTGCTATATGTTGAGCCAACCAGGAGTCGGGTTGTCCTTACTCTGAAAAAAACTTTTGTCGAGTCAGATGTGTTAGTGCCCCAAAACATACAAGACGTTTATGTGGGTCAGGTTACTCTTGCATCGGTTTTAAAGATTGTCGACAAGGGCCTTGAGGTGGAGCTGTTTGGCAAATTGAGGGCTTTTATCCCTCACTCAGAATGCTCGTGAGCCAAGTTAACCAAGCTGCGATATTGCGTGCTGATGTCTTCTTGTAGCCAAACCTATGTTAAGACTCTTTCTGAGGCGTTTTACGTTGGCAAACCCCTCACAATACGAGTTATTCTCGTTGATACCTCAATTCCTCGCATTGTTGCTTCCGTCAAACAAGCCACTGCTGTTGCACCGGCCACGGCAGCCGAAAAACTTTCTGTCGGTGATGTCATTTCTGGCAAGGTTGAACAGATCCACACTGAACAAGTCGTTGTCAAACTTGACGGTTTGGGCCTGACGgctcttttgtctttgagcAATTTGTCTAATCAACGGCATATGGGTATTGAGGAAATTCGTGATACACTCAAAATTGGGGAAAAGATCCAGAACCTGGTTGTCGTTTCGAAAAATCCCATCTCGGGTTTAATTATCGTTAACATTAAAAAAGCACCCACCGCCAAAGCTGTCAATAAGGAGGATAAGAGCGCCTCAGGTATTTCTGTAAACGTTAAAGCTATTGACTCTATCCAGCCGGGACAGGTTATTGATGGTACTGTTCTTGAACCAACAGCACAAGGGTGGATGGTTAAGATTGGCAATAATCTTCGGGGTCGTGTTCATCTTTGTGATGCCGCCGATgatttttctcttgtctcaCCTTCTAGGCTTTTGACACAGGGCAAGCAGATTAAGTGCTTTATTATCAACGTTGACAAAGCCAAGAGAGTTGTCGATTTGTCTACTCGGAAATCCCGTGTCGAAGTCGGAGAGACAGACATGGTAGACAAGGAGGTTAACACAGTGACTGACCTCAAGGAGGGTCAGCAGATCAGAGGTTTTGTGAAGAACATTGCTGAAAGCGGTGTATTTGTTTCTCTAGGGAGGAATGTGACAGGGCGTATTATGATCAAGGAACTTTTCGATGAGGCAAGTACCAGCATCCATACGTGGAAATATTGCTGACAAGTCTCAAGTACGTCAAGGATTGGAAATCCCGCTTCACCCTTAATGATGTTGTCTCGGGCAAAATACTGTCCATCAACCCCACATCAAACTCTATTGAAGTCACTCTGCGCAAAACTCCCTCTCGTCAACCCAAAAAAATTGCTTCGCTCACTTTGGCAGACTTTGCAGAGGGACAAAAAGTTGTTGCTTCTGTACGCAAAATAGAAGCATATGGCATGTTTTTGAGAATTGACGGAAGTGATGTCTCGGGTTTATGCCATAAGAGTGAAATCACCGACAACAAGAAGGCAGACGTGGGGCAAGCTCTGAAAGGCTTTCGAATAGGAGATCAAGTCAAAGCCAAAGTTACTCATATCGATCGCGAGACAGGAAAGATTTCATTCGGTATTAAGGCAAGCTattttggagaagaattagaagaagaggataaagaaatggaaaacGATTGCGTAGAGAGTGAAAGCGAAAATGGCAGTCTAGATGGAGATGCCGCTATGGAGAGCGAGGAGGAAAGTGGAGAGTCTGGGCACGAAGACGAGGAAACCAGTGAAGATATTATTGGTgagggagaagaggctGGAGCTCCATGCGGCAAACCAAAACCCAAGTCTACTCCCCAAACTGCTCTCTACAttgattctttctcatgGTCTGGTGATGTCTCCGCTGTGGAACCCGAGTCGGaatctgaagatgagaacGAAGAAGGAACCCTTACACAAACAAAGAATAAGTCAAAAAATGTCGACCTCACTGCCTCTGCCCCCTTTGCTCGCCCAACATCCATATCAGAATACGAACGAGCACTTCTTGCATCACCAAATTCTTCATACTTGTGGATTCAATATATGTCCTTTCATTTGCAATTGCACGAAATAGAAAAAGCTCGCAAGATTGGTCGGCAAGCTCTAGAAAAGATCCCatacagagaagaagaggagaagctCAATGTGTGGATGGCGCTTATAAACTTGGAAATCGGTTTTGGCACCGCGCAAAGTGCAGAAAAGGTTTTTGAGGAAGCTGCACAGTACAACGATAAAAGAACTGTGTACATGAGGTACGCAGAAGCTCTGCAAGCTGCAAGAAAAGACGAAGTGAGTTATTGCAGGCACTTGTTGACTCTTGCGCTGAAATATGATATAGGCGGCTGAAGAGGtaatgaagaagatcaTCAAAAAATTCTCCAGTCATCCGGAATCTTGGACACGCCTTTCTGAGTTCTACCTCAGCAAAGGAAATACTGAAGCGGCTCGAGCACTTCTGCCCCGAAGCATGAAAAGCCTTGATAAATCTAAACGTAGGTATTGATTTTCTCTGTTCATTGAGTGGACAGTGGACAATGCCAACTCAGGAATGTCCCTATATGAGTGACATATGTTGCAAGTTTCATTGGCGGATGCTGTTCCTTCATTTCTCTATAATGCGGTTACCGATGAACACGCAGTGCTAACTTTCTTATACAGATGTTGAGACAATTGAAAAAATCGCTTTGCTTGAATTCAATTACGACGACGCTGAGCGAGGCAAAACTCTCTTTGAAGGGCTTGTTGATCGCTTCCCTAAACGCCTTGACTTGTGGGGTGTATATATTGACCAGGTGGCCAAGACGAGAGATATTCAAGGTGTCCGAGGTTTAATAGAACGGGCATTAGCACAAAAATTGAATTCAAAACGAGCCAAGTGAGTTTATCTTCGTCTGTTCGCGAGAAATTATGCTCAAAACGAGATAAAGGTTCTTATTCAAAAAATGGTTAAACATCGAGCAAAGAATAGGTGATGTTGATGGCCaggaaaaagcaaagacaaaagcaagagagtGGGTTCAAGCTAATACAGAACCtattgaaaatgaaagtGAAGACGAGGAATGAAGAGGTGCTTAGATTAGATGACAACTGTTTTGCATTGTTCTTCCAGTATGCATATTGCAGCCTGATGGTAGAAATTCTTAATTATACTGCGATTTTCCAAAAGAAGCCCCCCTCGGCCTCGATTGTTGGCCCTTAAATAAATTACTCTTTACTGGTGACATACCTCCTCCGGGATTGAACatttttttcaacttgcATATGTCAtttgcatctctcttttataattttcttgtcttctcCTTTCATTCGATTCATAATAAAACAATGTCTCTGTTAGCAGAATCATTGGAAGGAGCAAAATATCAAGTGTCTCTGAATGATGATCGAGAATCATCCACAAATGGTGCAGCAGAGGTGGGAACGCTATTTTTGGGCCGAGTAGAAATAAAACTAATCCCAGATGACTAGTTCATGAGGAGAAAACGATGGCCAGAGGTACTTTTAAAAGAGCTAATTGGCTCTGCTGCATTCTGTCTCAAGCCTGCAATCACACCAGGAAGCGGTCAATACCAAAATGGAGAAGCGTGGAGGTGGAAGGTcagctcatcatctctaATGGAGAGATTTTGTTGATCTTAATATCCACAGATAATCTATGCATCACCTTCGGTGAGTGACATGCTTGGGCAAAAGCCTAGCGAACTGGAGGGCCGTGACTTTTTCGAACTCGTTTTTGGTACGCCTTGTATTTAACCAATGTGAGAACTGATAATCTCTATGTTAGCAAACGACCGTCCGCAATTGCAGACATATTTTAACACTCTATTGGCccctcctcttctcaacatccAAACTCAGACACTTTTCCCACCCAGCTCTGCCCGTCTTGGTGAAAGTCATACAGCTTATATTCGAATGCTTTCTATCGCACCTACACCCTCGAGAGCCAACTTTGGCTCCCATAGTGACCACAACTCTGGCGGACCATTCTATGGCAGCTCTGTCTCTAATGGTGTAGGTCCCGTCGTATGGGAGCTTCGGGGACATGCTACGGGCATCGGAGAGGATATATCCGGGGCTGAGCATAGTGATGGTCTGACAATGGCAGCGGATGGGACAGTCGTTCCAGGAGGGGCTCATCAAACAGATACCAAGCACAAGGCTATCTGGCTTATGGGGAGGAGGGTTGGTGAGCGATTTGGAGAAGACCAGCAATCCCTTGATGCCTTTTTGGAACTCAAGCTGGAGAACGAACGATTACAAGCTGAATTTAAGGATTTGCAAGCTGAATTAGATGTTGACGTTGACCAACCGACATTCACAAACGGTAATCCTGGGTCTACCCCATCCagcccttcttctccctccTCTCCTATAAATTGtgaaagaacaaaaaatAGAGTCGGACGGCCATCCAAAGCGTCTCTTGCCGTGTcaggaaagaagcaaaagtcAATTAGCATCAGAGGAAGCGGAGGAGAAGGGGAGACAATGTATGTCTGTGTAACGTGTGGCAGGACGGACAGTCCtgaatggagaaaaggacCATTGGGGCCCAAGACACTTTGCAACGTAATTGTTTTTTGGGGGTTGACTGATAAACTGATGGTGTCCTTAGGCTTGCGGCTTAAGATGGGCCAAGAGAAACTCTACCGCCCAAATACCGAAGAAAGCAACCAAGTAACTGAAAGCTTATTTTCAAAAGGCATAAAGTCGTGATAGAAATACATTCACCAAGTTGTCACTACTTTAACCAGCAATTTGTCATCTAGTACGTTTTGTAATTTTTATCTTCTGGCAAGACCAATGCACAAAAATGGATAGCATGCGCAAGAAAAAATGCCTTCACATATCGTTCCAAAGTCTAGCTTCCCGAACTGTGCTATCGAAGGCCATATGACGGTGATATTGAAACTGGACAAGCAAGTAGCGTAATAGTCATTTGTCTCTGATTAATGTGGTTATGATTAACTGTTTTCTCATCTGCTTCACTATGTGAATGTTTGAATTCCACTTACAGGATGATCTTGATACTTGCCTAAAGTAATAAACACTATTCTATGTATACACAAAAGAAATGCAGAGAAACTCTCAAGTATAATTATCGTCGCAAAAACCATGACATCACAACTTTTCTATCAGCACGCCTAATTTCTCATTGGAACAACATTCCGCTTCCAGCATACATCTCTCTTATGATCGTCTCGCACGGGCCTCCTTCGTCATACGCtaattctttcttcctcaataTTCCTCACACCGATTAAATAAAACACACTAAAGTCCAGTCAACTGTCACCATTTCTCACCCATTTGCCACTCGTTGTCTGCGGCTCACATATAAATAGCAGGCGACAATGGCCCCTGTCACCCTCCCTCCCACTTTCTATAACTCTTTCTGGTCTCCAGACTACAGAACGGGCCTTGAAGTGTTGTTCAAAAATTTGGAACAGGTAGGCTGCCGGAAAGTTAGTCAGCGTCGACGACACTGACCTTGAGACACAGGGTTGTCTCGAGAACAATGATGTTACAGTATTCATTGAGGCAGGTCGTACTTATTACCCGGCTTGCATGCCATTTGACACACTCTAGTCTCAAGCACGCGCACATCACAATCTTGCCATAGCTCTTCTCAATCCTCCGTCCCCCAGCACTTCTCCCgaatcatcatcatccctCTCCCACACTTTGCTCTCTCTCCGTGGCGCCTCCTCCGCTAGAGGCGAAGCTCATCAAAAGTTGGctcaagagcttgaagagagGCTGCTATTAGGATGGAAGTCGTGGGCAGAGAGGCATGAAGTGCGGATCAAGGAAACCAGAGCGGACATTTTGGGAAAGCATGGCAGTGTTGTCATTTGGGAAAAAGATGTTCATAAACTCGAGCAGGTGTGTGTACCCTCTGGTGATGCGGACAACTGTTTAAAAGACTatagttgaaaaagaattatCTGACGAAAACCCGCGCAGCTGATGATAGCGAAGACGAGTAGGTGATTGTTGTCATTGCAACTCCATTGACTTGTCTTTAGCGCCAAGTTCGCACCTGCTAGTGCTCGTTCACCTCCACTTGATCCATACACGCATTCCCCTAAACCGCTTCCTTCCAAACAGGgcaacaacaacaatctTCGACGGAATGGTACAGTGGCAGACCGAATCTCAGAGAAGCTTCGAGCTGCATCTACTTCCAGCGACTCGGTATCCTCATCTATCAAACATCAAAACACCATTTCTGTCGATGGCAAAGTCCTTCCGGCGCCGCCTAGTCCTCTAAAATCTGAAGATCTTGATAGCAGTAATCTTGCAAGCCCCACAAGTCCTAGAGAAGAGCGATTTATTCCCCCTACTGATCCCCTTGGAAAACCTTATGTCCATGGATCAGACCCTGTTCACTCCCATGCCTCTCAATCAAGCTTGGATCAAAGTCAGCCTCTGCTGATTTCTGGTCTTTCTCTGACTCCTGTCCAAATTAAGGACATCCTTCATCGTTTGGATGCTTATCTTCTTACGACACCCGCGCCTAATTCAGAGCCTCCATCTACACTATCCACTAAATCCAATGCCGCTCTTGCTAGTCGTCAACGAAGCACCATTTTAGGGACTTATGAAAAGACGGTCTCGGGCGAAGAGCTGGTGAATTGGCTGGTAGAGAACTTGGAGGGTCTTGGGGGAGACTGGGAGAGATGCAAGGATGCGGCTGGCGAATTGCATAAGCTCGGGTATTTCTCCCGTACCGGTGTAGGAAGAGGGTTTGATGCTGGCGAGGATACGTACTTTGTACTTAAAAGTAACCCTCATCAAAACGTTACTCATCTTCCATCGCTCAACTTCCATACTCCCCTTTCGCCTTCCTCAATCAATACCAACAACATC
Proteins encoded in this region:
- a CDS encoding cutinase palindrome-binding protein, with the protein product MSLLAESLEGAKYQVSLNDDRESSTNGAAEFMRRKRWPEVLLKELIGSAAFCLKPAITPGSGQYQNGEAWRWKIIYASPSVSDMLGQKPSELEGRDFFELVFANDRPQLQTYFNTLLAPPLLNIQTQTLFPPSSARLGESHTAYIRMLSIAPTPSRANFGSHSDHNSGGPFYGSSVSNGVGPVVWELRGHATGIGEDISGAEHSDGLTMAADGTVVPGGAHQTDTKHKAIWLMGRRVGERFGEDQQSLDAFLELKLENERLQAEFKDLQAELDVDVDQPTFTNGNPGSTPSSPSSPSSPINCERTKNRVGRPSKASLAVSGKKQKSISIRGSGGEGETMYVCVTCGRTDSPEWRKGPLGPKTLCNACGLRWAKRNSTAQIPKKATK